Proteins encoded by one window of Leishmania infantum JPCM5 genome chromosome 32:
- a CDS encoding putative chloride channel protein, with protein MSAAYGNAGTSGTFDTPSATLRRREADAATAAWFHELVKEVEEAGDAEVNRARAPLFEKAHRPHVFTAEERRRMDWYESIDYAEGQSLVHRVSTTRQSSTDAKGWLRLLMFVLIGLAVGGWSLLVFQTLDYLAEVKLDAVQGVVRSRNSTYPPFNASRICMSALCNSGHEDGGDDGKAAVVLRALSWSALLHGGVLYTMWGVLMALLSSLCCLVMPSAAGSGIPDVMAYLNGVMFPRIFNIRNLVVKTLSCILAVSAGLPVGTEGPMIHMGSLIGAGLPTGRSRSLGCSATSVFDLFRNPRDQRDFISAGAACGLTSAFSSPLGGMLFVLEEMATHFSVRLAWLVFLSCLSCMWIIQTCNSFLSGWHLVDRSAMALGDLREASIAMFYIDTVPENTVSLYTYTFIPTVMVAVLSGLLAVAYTVSSIRFSRWRSRCLFPTTLYRVLEPCVFASLFSTACYVLPLFTPCVPTPPHVREKKEALNVELFTAFCAQPETTHHPLATLTMTSPYNLLRLLFSRRSAGLFPAWSLLLHLAIYVVGSSYAGGMFISCGTVIPSLLIGAVEGRLIGVLFQRPVWADEGVVALIGAAAYFAGISRLTFALVVVMMELTADVSHITCLMLGILVAKSIADKCCHSFYHASLEVKAVPFLEAQTSMHLLDTYTARDIMTSPVTVLETMDTVLHVVEALTMTRHNAFPVVRVGKADQAYEGMITRAQLQLLLWVVYLREVGDASEVLVDEEGDDDGAANVGDGAADARSGMASKQVDAEGFLQSHVTAAELKRVHEFLFWNRLPSVPMMEHLPLSAIRSYIDLRPYVDNSAPYVQQGVCVSRAYYTFRHLGLRHLPVLDRTQRVVGILTRVSFVGDRLMEKVGTQPDEGFVDTDWRG; from the coding sequence ATGAGCGCCGCGTACGGCAATGCAGGCACTAGCGGGACGTTCGACACCCCGTCTGCTACCCTCCGCAGGCGGGAGGCGGACGCAGCGACGGCTGCCTGGTTCCACGAGCTTGtaaaggaggtggaggaggccggGGACGCCGAGGTGAATCGCGCTCGAGCGCCTCTGTTTGAGAAGGCGCACCGCCCGCACGTGTTTACAGCAGAGGAGCGGCGACGCATGGATTGGTATGAGAGCATCGATTACGCCGAGGGTCAGTCCCTCGTTCACCGCGTCAGCACCACTCGCCAAAGCAGCACGGACGCGAAGGGGTGGCTGCGCCTGCTGATGTTCGTCTTGATCGGCCTCGCCGTTGGTGGCTGGTCCCTCTTGGTGTTTCAGACGCTTGACTACCTTGCGGAGGTGAAGCTGGATGCGGTGCAGGGGGTGgtgcgcagccgcaacaGCACTTACCCGCCTTTCAATGCGTCCAGAATCTGCATGTCGGCGCTGTGCAACTCTGGACatgaggacggcggcgacgacggaaAGGCTGCGGTAGTGCTACGCGCACTATCGTGGTCAGCTCTGCTGCACGGGGGCGTACTGTACACGATGTGGGGCGTGCTGATGGCGCTTCTGTCGTCTCTCTGCTGCCTCGTCATGCCGagcgccgctggcagcggtATCCCGGATGTGATGGCGTACCTCAATGGCGTCATGTTCCCGCGCATCTTCAACATTCGCAACCTGGTGGTCAAGACGCTCTCCTGCATCCTCGCGGTGAGCGCCGGTTTGCCGGTGGGGACGGAGGGGCCTATGATCCACATGGGCTCGCTCATTGGAGCCGGGCTCCCCACCGGCCGCAGTCGCTCTTTGGggtgcagcgccacctccgtcTTTGATCTCTTTCGCAATCCGCGCGACCAGCGTGACTTCAtctccgccggcgccgcctgtgGCTTGACGAGCGCCTTTTCTAGCCCGCTGGGGGGGATGCTGTTCGTCTtggaggagatggcgacTCATTTCTCTGTGCGTCTCGCGTGGCTCGTCTTTCTATCCTGTCTCTCGTGCATGTGGATCATCCAGACATGCAATTCCTTTCTATCTGGCTGGCATCTCGTCGACCGGTCCGCCATGGCGCTCGGTGATCTGCGCGAGGCGTCCATCGCGATGTTCTACATCGACACCGTGCCAGAGAACACGGTCTCCTTGTACACGTACACGTTCATCCCTACcgtgatggtggcggtgttgtCTGGCCTCTTGGCAGTGGCTTACACGGTCAGCAGCATCCGCTTCTCCCGctggcgctcgcgctgcctcTTCCCCACGACGCTGTACCGTGTGCTGGAGCCGTGCGTGTTCGCATCTCTTTTCTCCACGGCCTGCTACGTGTTGCCCCTTTTCACACCGTGCGTGCCGACCCCACCGCATGtgcgagagaagaaagaggcCCTAAACGTGGAGCTCTTCACCGCATTCTGTGCACAGCCCGAAACAACCCATCACCCGCTCGCCACCCTCACCATGACCAGTCCTTACaacctgctgcgcctcttgtTCTCGCGCCGCTCGGCGGGGCTCTTCCCGGCATGGTCACTCCTCCTGCACCTCGCGATTTACGTGGTCGGTTCCAGCTACGCTGGTGGCATGTTCATCTCCTGCGGCACCGTCATACCGTCGCTGCTCATCGGCGCGGTCGAGGGGCGCCTCATCGGCGTTCTTTTTCAGCGCCCGGTGTGGGCGGATGAGGGCGTGGTCGCCCTTATCGGGGCCGCCGCATACTTTGCCGGCATCTCCCGCCTCACCTTCGCTCTTGTCGTCGTCATGATGGAGTTGACGGCGGATGTGTCACACATCACGTGTCTCATGCTCGGCATCCTGGTCGCCAAGAGCATCGCGGACAAGTGCTGCCATTCCTTTTACCACGCCTCGCTGGAGGTGAAGGCGGTCCCCTTCCTCGAGGCACAGACGAGCATGCACCTACTCGACACATACACGGCCCGCGACATCATGACAAGCCCGGTCACAGTGCTGGAGACGATGGACACCGTTCTGCACGTGGTCGAGGCGCTGACCATGACACGACACAACGCCTTCCCTGTCGTGCGAGTGGGTAAGGCGGACCAAGCCTACGAGGGCATgatcacgcgcgcgcagcttcagctgctgctctgggTCGTGTACCTGCGCGAGGTGGGTGATGCCTCAGAGGTACTCGTCGACGAGGAAGGTGATGACGATGGCGCGGCAaacgtcggcgacggcgcggcggatgCGCGGAGCGGGATGGCGTCGAAGCAGGTCGACGCCGAGGGCTTCCTTCAATCCCATGTcacggcagcggagctgaagcgcgTGCACGAGTTTCTTTTCTGGAACCGCCTGCCGAGCGTCCCCATGATGGAGCACCTGCCACTGTCTGCCATTCGCTCATACATCGACCTTCGCCCGTACGTGGACAACAGCGCGCCGTACGTGCAGCaaggcgtgtgcgtctcgAGGGCGTACTACACCTTTCGCCATCTGGGGCTGCGCCACCTGCCGGTGCTTGATCGGACACAGCGGGTCGTCGGGATCCTGACCAGGGTCAGCTTCGTGGGCGATCGACTCATGGAGAAGGTCGGCACGCAACCCGATGAGGGCTTCGTCGACACCGATTGGAGAGGGTGA
- the CYC6 gene encoding putative CYC2-like cyclin, producing the protein MFVERERQAVARFNEGNASNEPTNTSTLYAYYASPRYLQHQPEINEKMRMILVDWLIDVHLKFKLHAETMYLAVNLIDRYLSCANNKVDRTTFVPRAQLQLVGVCAMLLAAKYEEIWPPEVKECVHISANTYTREEIIQMERAICTALSFRLTVPTPFPFASRAWTVLEGDDFLGIGTDEEQRRQYFAIVRHATSFFMEHALLDYKCLQFTPSQIAHASVFLALLMLRTKLELPKTPTFPVWTDALRYYTKSEVQEFRDCAEAILDYVNYVPTTKYQAVRRKYNSSRYMEISKMLMPNELPTL; encoded by the coding sequence ATGTTCGTGGAACGAGAGCggcaggcggtggcgcgcttCAACGAAGGAAACGCGAGCAATGAGCCAACGAACACGAGTACCCTGTACGCCTACTACGCGTCCCCGCGGTacctgcagcaccagccCGAAATCAACGAGAAAATGCGTATGATCCTCGTAGATTGGCTGATCGATGTGCACCTCAAGTTCAAGCTGCACGCAGAGACCATGTATCTTGCCGTCAACCTTATCGACCGCTATCTTTCCTGCGCCAACAACAAGGTAGACCGAACCACGTTCGTaccacgcgcgcagctgcagcttgtcggcgtctgcgccatgCTTCTGGCGGCCAAGTACGAGGAGATCTGGCCACCAGAGGTGAAGGAGTGCGTGCACATCAGCGCCAACACATACACTCGCGAGGAGATTATCCAGATGGAGCGCGCCATCTGCACCGCGCTGTCGTTCCGGCTGACTGTTCCGACGCCCTTCCCGTTCGCCTCGCGCGCGTGGACGGTGCTGGAGGGAGACGACTTCCTCGGCATTGGCACGGACGAggagcagcgtcgccagTACTTCGCGATTGTGCGCCACGCCACAAGCTTCTTTATGGAGCATGCGCTACTGGACTACAAGTGTCTTCAGTTCACCCCGTCGCAGATTGCCCATGCGTCGGTGTTTCTGGCGTTGCTGATGCTGCGCACAAAGCTGGAGCTGCCCAAGACGCCCACCTTCCCTGTGTGGACGGATGCCCTGCGGTACTACACCAAGTCGGAGGTGCAAGAGTTCCGCGACTGCGCGGAGGCCATCCTAGATTATGTGAACTACGTTCCCACGACCAAGTATcaggcggtgcgccgcaAGTACAACAGCAGCCGCTACATGGAAATCTCCAAAATGCTGATGCCTAACGAGCTGCCGACACTGTGA